The nucleotide sequence TTTTCATTTTTCTTGAGATTAATATACCCTAATTGCCTATTTGAATTCTGTGATTACAATCAAATTTAAAATTGATTCAGGTCATAGTTTAAAAATGGAGTGTCACCTATAATAGACTCATAAGGCGGCACTAAAAAAACAAAGTCGTATAAAATATGAAACCAATATGAAGGAGAGATAAAGGTTATGGATAAAATACAAATTGCAGAAAAATCATTTTGGGTTGGTAAGGTTGATGACAGACCGGTTCCTTTCCACAGACTTATATTAGAAAAAGGGACAACTTATAATTCTTATTTATTAGAAACAGAAAAGCCTACATTAATAGATACTGTTGATATAGCATTTGGTGGAGAATTTGTTAAAAAACTTTCTAACATTATAGACCTAAACACATTGAAGTATGTAGTAATAAATCACATTGAGCCTGACCATGCCGGAGCACTTCCTGCCCTTATGAATAAGGCAAAGAATGCTGTAATTGTTACAACTGAAAAAGCAAAAGAGCTCTTAAATGGTATGTTCAAGCTTCATAATAGAGAATATCTCATAGTAAAGGATGGAGATACGCTGGACATCGGTGGTAAGACATTGAAGTTCTTTGAAACTCCATATCTTCATACTGAGGAAACTATGATAACCTACTGCGTAGAGGATAAGATTTTATATCCCTGCGATCTTTTTAGCACTCATATTGCCAACCATGAATTATTCAACGATTTGGCAAAGGAAGATATCACAGAGGACTTCAAGGTTTACTATCAGTTAATTATGAGACCTCACAGACCTTATGTAAGAGAAATGCTTGAAAAGTTAAAGACTGTTGAAATAGATATGATTGCTCCTTCTCACGGTTATGTGCTAAGAGATAATGCTGCAAAATACATTGCACTTTACGATGAAATGAGCCAGAAATCCGTATCTGATAAAAAAGCCCTAATCATATACAGCACAATGACAGGCAACACCGGTAAAATTGCAAATAATATATATGAAGGACTCACTGAAGCAGGTATGGAAACACACATCCTGAATGTAAAGAGTTCTTCCATCGAAACTGTGAATGAAATGGCAGCAGCTAGCGATGTTATTATAATTGGAAGCTCCACACGTTATGGAGATATGATTGGAAATATAGAAGACTATATCAAGGAAATTATAAAGTTAGACCTATCCGGAAAATGCGGTTTTGCCTTTGGTTCTTACGGCTGGAGCGGAGAAGCCATAGAAATAATAAATGACTACTTAAAGAAGAGTAACATCAAGGTTCTGGATTCATCCACTCTAATCAAGGCCACTGGAGCAAATGACGTTCAGTTACCACTTAGAATCAACTTCTATGGGGATGACGAAAGAGCTGAGGCTGCAATAAATGCAGGAAGAGTTGCTGCAGAAGCTTTATAATAAAAAGATGTGACATGTGAGGAGGGTGGCACCCTTTTTTAGGTGCCTGCCACCTCACATGTCACATGTCACATACCATATTTATAGTTCCAAATAACTTTCATCTTTAATAAGAATTTTCTTATTACCAATGAGTTCAATTATGTCATCATCCTGAAGGACTGTAAGCTTTCTGCTTATGGTTTCTCTGGTTACCCCAATATAGTTGGCCATTTCCTCACGATTCAGCGGGAGCTCTATGACAATGCCCTCTCCTGTCTTGATGCCAAAATCCTTGGCAAAAGCCTTAAGCATGGATGCGATTCTTACTTCTACATCCTTGGTACTTAGGTTTTGAATAAGATTCTCCAGATTCATTAATCGGTCATGCAGAACCTCTAATATTTTCAATGTGATTTCTGGGTATTTGGTAACAATGGCATCAAAGTCATCCTTTGCTATTGTACAAATATAGGTATCCTCCAAGGCTTCTGCATTAAATTGAAAGTTGCCCTTCTTTAGCAAGCTCATATCCCCAATAAATTCACCTTCCGACAATATGTAGAGAATCTGTTCCCTGCCCTCTTTATTATACTTGTAAATCTTTATCTTCCCTTTATTTACTATATAGAGCTTATCTTCCACGTCACCCTCAAAGAATATAACCTGTCCCTTTTTATATTTCCTTGTTACTATGATCTCTGATATCTTTTTGAAATTTTCAGGCTGGATAGTTGAAAATATATAGACCTTTGATACACAATACTTACCGGTGCACTTTAGGCATTCCTTCTCACAATGTGCCACTGTTATATCAGCTCCTCTTTATAAAAATAATGTTTATATTAATATTTTTATTATCATACTATATAAGTTGTAAACATTAATCCAAGCTATATATTAATTTTAATCGATAAACATTCTTAATACCATAGAAAAATACCGTTCCAAAAATTACGGAACGGTATTTAGTGGTTTTGTGTTATTCAAGTGGTGCCCATTCTTCATCTCTTGCCTCATTTTCTTTTGGCTTTCTCACGTACTTTAATGAATCTTTCTTACAGGCACCTATTTTTTCAAAATTTTTTTGAGCCTCTCGAAGGGATATGCCATTAACTCCTCCCGCAAAGTCAGGGTCATAGTACTGAGTATCATCATCTTCCCAAAAACATACCCTGCAAATATCAAAGGTTCCCGGTGGCTCCTCCGTTAATGTTTTATAGCCGCAGCAGGGACAAGCATATTTTTCCATACTTATAATCCCCTCCATTATTATAACTAGTATTTATTATTGTCAAATTTGGGAGTATTTATAATTCA is from Clostridium thermarum and encodes:
- a CDS encoding FprA family A-type flavoprotein, which gives rise to MDKIQIAEKSFWVGKVDDRPVPFHRLILEKGTTYNSYLLETEKPTLIDTVDIAFGGEFVKKLSNIIDLNTLKYVVINHIEPDHAGALPALMNKAKNAVIVTTEKAKELLNGMFKLHNREYLIVKDGDTLDIGGKTLKFFETPYLHTEETMITYCVEDKILYPCDLFSTHIANHELFNDLAKEDITEDFKVYYQLIMRPHRPYVREMLEKLKTVEIDMIAPSHGYVLRDNAAKYIALYDEMSQKSVSDKKALIIYSTMTGNTGKIANNIYEGLTEAGMETHILNVKSSSIETVNEMAAASDVIIIGSSTRYGDMIGNIEDYIKEIIKLDLSGKCGFAFGSYGWSGEAIEIINDYLKKSNIKVLDSSTLIKATGANDVQLPLRINFYGDDERAEAAINAGRVAAEAL
- a CDS encoding Crp/Fnr family transcriptional regulator, with translation MAHCEKECLKCTGKYCVSKVYIFSTIQPENFKKISEIIVTRKYKKGQVIFFEGDVEDKLYIVNKGKIKIYKYNKEGREQILYILSEGEFIGDMSLLKKGNFQFNAEALEDTYICTIAKDDFDAIVTKYPEITLKILEVLHDRLMNLENLIQNLSTKDVEVRIASMLKAFAKDFGIKTGEGIVIELPLNREEMANYIGVTRETISRKLTVLQDDDIIELIGNKKILIKDESYLEL
- a CDS encoding CPCC family cysteine-rich protein; translated protein: MEKYACPCCGYKTLTEEPPGTFDICRVCFWEDDDTQYYDPDFAGGVNGISLREAQKNFEKIGACKKDSLKYVRKPKENEARDEEWAPLE